From Dendropsophus ebraccatus isolate aDenEbr1 chromosome 2, aDenEbr1.pat, whole genome shotgun sequence, a single genomic window includes:
- the GMNN gene encoding geminin has translation MNSNKKLRADVERPTTSIKNFFTDKACENAQRRTLKVIQPSATGQLVGRITETKNSTKRKLWNDQIISKKAKVEVAVDPEQRENKDCSDDAYELMVKENPTYKYWKELAEERRKALYEVLQKNEKLHKEIEHKDGEIARLKQENDELMELAGHVQYMANLIERLTGSAPQSLEDLKNLDLEEARCEDEADLEEEQQSNQSSSVEDDA, from the exons ATGAATTCCAACAAGAAACTCAGGGCTGATGTGGAGAGACCAACAACCTCCATCAAG AACTTTTTTACTGATAAAGCATGTGAAAATGCCCAAAGGAGGACTCTTAAGGTGATTCAGCCCTCTGCCACTGGTCAGCTCGTCGGCCGCATTACTGAG ACCAAGAACTCAACAAAAAGAAAACTATGGAACGATCAGATCATATCAAAGAAGGCAAAGGTGGAAGTTGCAGTTGACCCAGAACAAAGGGAAAATAAAGACTGTTCGGATGACGCTTATGAACTTATGGTGAAAG AAAATCCCACATACAAGTACTGGAAGGAACTAGCAGAAGAAAGAAGGAAGGCACTCTACGAAGTACTACAGAAGAATGAAAAG TTACATAAAGAAATAGAGCATAAAGATGGGGAGATTGCACGGTTGAAGCAGGAAAATGACGAACTCATGGAACTAGCAGGACATGTCCAATACATGGCTAATTTAATTGAG AGGCTTACTGGAAGTGCACCTCAAAGTCTCGAAGACTTAAAGAACCTAGACTTGGAAGAGGCTAGATGTGAAGATGAAGCGGACttggaggaggagcagcaatcAAATCAATCTTCCAGTGTGGAAGATGATGCATAA